A window from Vanessa atalanta chromosome 16, ilVanAtal1.2, whole genome shotgun sequence encodes these proteins:
- the LOC125069857 gene encoding aladin-like: MSIFSGFPELPNPEETAFCKINEVYCCGNVRYGNISTFTNSTKNHPKINVTKDLHHHRLSDENISMYVDVEDNLLKKITSVWYKQGFVEALSVAADPNVNRDSKTLAITASYALKVANLFTALRYFMQPHLKDIGPKIVSKYSRTRNWGSAPVKCIAWHPHTTKIALATADDNVRVYCSEVSFVSTLKCKAQGHVSSLSWRPYSASEIAVGCEQGVIVWTVDPNSMFTKPSSSNAVVLKRAGHSPVTDVSWSPNGDLLISCCGADTSMLVWDVAMETAIPLRRVAGGGIVFARWSLTANKIFAATSSIIFRVWDTQSWTPERWCARGCRVVAACWGPKDVVLFAAKGEPIVYALNNTGLMNGAKTSKAQPVLDVTKVELPSGDLVGGPILEMCWDPSGRYLALLFEESHIIAVFSTTQLMMQLSVTPCCFITGIENEVPSTLAFQQNFTDGACLTIAWSSGRIQHFPIIYTDGY, from the exons atgagtaTTTTCAGTGGTTTCCCGGAGTTACCTAATCCGGAAGAAACggcattttgtaaaataaatgaagtatatTGTTGCGGTAATGTTCGTTATGgaaatatttcaacatttacGAATTCG ACTAAGAACCATCCAAAAATTAACGTCACAAAGGACTTACACCATCATAGATTATCTGACGAAAATATATCCATGTACGTTGACGTTGAggataatttgttaaaaaaaataactagtgTTTGGTACAAACAAGGTTTCGTTGAAGCATTGAGTGTAGCTGCCGATCCAAATGTGAATAGAGATAGCAAAACCCTCGCTATTACAGCGTCATATGCATTAAAAGTAGCGAACTTGTTCACTGCGTTAAGGTACTTTATGCAAccgcatttaaaagatataggGCCAAAGATTGTATCGAAATACTCAAGGACGAGAAATTGGGGTAGTGCTCCCGTAAAATGCATAGCATGGCATCCACATACAACAAAAATTGCATTAGCAACGGCTGATGACAATGTAAGGGTTTACTGTTCAGAAGTTTCTTTTGtttcaacattaaaatgtaAGGCTCAAGGCCACGTCTCGTCGTTGAGTTGGAGACCATACTCTGCCTCGGAAATAGCCGTTGGCTGTGAACAAGGTGTAATAGTGTGGACAGTGGACCCTAATTCCATGTTCACAAAGCCATCTTCTAGCAATGCTGTTGTTTTAAAAAG agcCGGTCACAGTCCAGTAACAGATGTAAGTTGGTCTCCGAATGGTGATCTCTTAATTAGCTGCTGTGGAGCCGACACCTCAATGCTGGTCTGGGATGTTGCCATGGAAACGGCAATACCATTACGTAGAGTTGCCGGGGGTGGCATAGTATTTGCCAGGTGGTCACTTACAGCTAACAAAATATTTGCAGCAACTTCATCTATTATATTCAG AGTATGGGACACTCAGAGCTGGACACCGGAGCGGTGGTGCGCGCGCGGCTGCCGTGTGGTAGCAGCATGCTGGGGACCAAAGGATGTTGTGTTATTTGCCGCTAAAGGAGAACCTATTGTCTATGCTCTTAATAACACTGGTTTGATGAATG gagCAAAAACCAGTAAGGCCCAGCCAGTCCTAGATGTGACGAAGGTAGAACTGCCTTCTGGTGATTTAGTTGGTGGACCCATTCTTGAGATGTGCTGGGACCCGTCTGGTCGCTACCTGGCTCTGCTATTTGAAGAGTCACACATAATAGCTGTGTTCAGTACAACTCAGCTCATGATGCAGCTTAGTGTCACGCCTTG ttgTTTCATCACCGGGATCGAAAATGAAGTGCCATCAACGCTGGCATTCCAACAAAACTTCACAGATGGTGCCTGTTTAACCATCGCCTGGTCAAGTGGAAGAATACAACACTTCCCCATTATTTATACAGATGGTTATTAA
- the LOC125070102 gene encoding uncharacterized protein LOC125070102, whose product MFRRKKCFNTLFYIVKYFIISNIFIKSTKSSQVIKGSLPDLHTLFRLFNTFIEPVIRSYPADKPVIRTIETEIEKVIREKTAQLRYLLQDNDVKNLENKLFLEDKDETTIIEFLPKTDERNKDRDDVFKTHLKKYKKIREKINRALIKESVSDKTQKLVVRTLDDLIRNLVGSQCKWKRNLRADGYEEPAVIADRWNQGLRKLRRLLINLFKNDFRRNDDVPVFLDNLQMLFNTVTKDVDTVSKRYKIQCEFVPKSRSYSLKHGANGSNSLRNSWDKTDDEDRCQNVVVCSNELKEFMQKLYLALNDTSISVIRNYAEMYSRDVTGDNENDKDTVIVTLNTLSGKTIGNIKDIFVKETKMFTLDKGKNKEANIDALTNYVKNTVEHVKENIKSNLNSDIVTLGEKIKTVIRDDINVNLVVDLGNLEREFVSKICSIFRFCNGKYSGRRFLSQNKNSLYVQVQLTMDDVMADNNHFRSIINKKNIQNTTIHQNAFANVTRTTYI is encoded by the exons ATGTTTCGTAGAAAGAAATGTTTTAACACGTTATTCTACATTG ttaaatattttataatttcgaatATATTCATAAAGAGCACCAAGAGTTCACAAGTAATAAAAGGTAGTTTACCTGATCTACATACTCTATTTAGATTATTCAATACATTCATAGAACCAGTAATTAGATCCTATCCAGCTGACAAACCAGTTATAAGAACTATAGAAACAGAAATCGAGAAAGTTATTCGAGAGAAAACAGCTCAATTACGTTATTTACTACAAGATAATGACGTTAAGAATCtcgaaaataaacttttcttggAAGATAAAGATGAAACGACAATCATAGAATTCTTACCCAAAACAGATGAAAGAAATAAAGATAGAGATGACGTATTTAAAACGCatcttaagaaatataaaaagatacgtGAGAAAATAAACAGGGCTCTAATAAAGGAATCAGTTTCCGACAAAACACAAAAGCTCGTCGTTAGAACTTTAGACGATTTAATACGAAATCTAGTTGGGAGTCAGTGTAAATGGAAACGAAACCTTCGGGCTGACGGGTATGAAGAGCCGGCTGTGATAGCTGACAGGTGGAATCAAGGATTGCGTAAACTTAGAAGACttcttatcaatttatttaaaaatgatttcagACGAAACGATGACGTTCCTGTATTTCTAGACAATTTACAAATGTTGTTCAATACTGTTACAAAGGATGTCGATACAGTATCGAAACGATACAAAATCCAATGCGAATTTGTACCAAAATCTCGGTCGTATTCTTTAAAACACGGTGCGAATGGTTCCAATAGTTTGAGAAACAGCTGGGATAAGACAGACGATGAAGATAGGTGTCAAAATGTTGTAGTATGTTCAAATGAGTTAAAAGAATTCATGCAAAAATTATACTTAGCTCTTAACGATACATCTATCAGCGTAATTAGGAATTATGCTGAAATGTACTCTAGGGATGTAACCGGCGACAATGAAAACGATAAAGACACTGTTATTGTAACACTAAACACATTAAGTGGTAAAACTATAggtaatattaaagatatattcgtgaaagaaacaaaaatgtttacacttgacaaaggaaaaaataaagAGGCCAATATTGACGCTTTaacgaattatgtaaaaaatacagtaGAGCATGTTAAGGagaatattaaaagtaacttaAATTCCGATATAGTTACACTCGGAGAGaaaattaaaacagttataAGGGACGACATAAACGTAAACTTGGTCGTTGATTTGGGTAACTTAGAAAGGGAATTTGTTTCGAAAATTTGTAGTATTTTTCGATTCTGTAACGGCAAATACAGCGGCAGACGTTTCTTGtctcaaaataaaaacagcttATACGTCCAAGTACAACTAACTATGGATGACGTGATGGCAGATAATAATCATTTCAgatcaattattaataagaaaaatattcaaaataccaCAATTCATCAAAATGCGTTCGCAAACGTAACTAGGACtacgtatatttaa